In a single window of the Dreissena polymorpha isolate Duluth1 chromosome 3, UMN_Dpol_1.0, whole genome shotgun sequence genome:
- the LOC127872288 gene encoding uncharacterized protein LOC127872288, giving the protein MHQPRDSDAINALTFNENVLSNPAKYAIKWTYNLTVFNLTPSDAGLYRCTAGGVDYDAFLTVVDLPTNITIEMVGEPVNGETHNLTCQVSKSLPPPEVKWLVNGIDMTSRAAVSNTTVSPSGYGEVTSTLSLALDESLNGGGAECVLSYRGWDHAVRATYTIRTIYPGGYANSGTGIFNPGTFLFPNSGRNLTSGLPSGGLVSNQGAAPRGTFLIRFMKQSASENINWELQQYQP; this is encoded by the exons ATGCAC CAACCTCGTGATAGCGACGCCATCAACGCTCTGACGTTCAACGAGAATGTTCTCTCCAATCCGGCAAAGTACGCCATCAAGTGGACGTACAACCTGACAGTGTTCAACCTGACGCCGTCAGACGCCGGCCTTTACCGCTGTACTGCCGGCGGGGTTGACTATGACGCCTTCCTCACCGTTGTCG ATCTGCCGACGAACATTACCATAGAAATGGTCGGTGAGCCGGTGAACGGAGAGACACACAACCTTACGTGCCAAGTAAGCAAGAGTCTGCCGCCGCCGGAAGTAAAGTGGCTCGTTAACGGCATCGACATGACGAGCCGCGCTGCAGTTTCCAACACAACCGTTTCTCCGTCTG GTTACGGCGAGGTGACGAGTACTCTGTCTCTTGCACTGGACGAGTCCCTGAACGGCGGGGGAGCGGAGTGCGTGCTGTCGTATAGGGGCTGGGATCACGCGGTCAGGGCCACGTACACTATACGGACAA TTTATCCTGGCGGTTACGCGAACTCAGGGACCGGAATATTCAACCCCGGCACTTTCTTGTTCCCGAATTCCGGTCGCAATCTTACTTCCGGTTTGCCTTCag GGGGTCTAGTCTCGAACCAGGGTGCGGCTCCAAGGGGCACGTTCCTGATCCGGTTCATGAAGCAGTCGGCTTCCGAGAACATCAACTGGGAGCTGCAGCAGTACCAGCCCTAG
- the LOC127872287 gene encoding uncharacterized protein LOC127872287: protein MFVGCSALTVTQAPADTAVLIGRNATIACIVTNKASSESVQWKFRSNGSSTFNPVTFDSNILGSATKYAIQTVYNLTIITAATSDEGVYRCTAGTTDYDAKLTVVDLPSSVSLTMNGAANAGTTVNLTCTANNGRPTPNLRWLINNVERTSSAILQTGSVSATGYIF, encoded by the exons ATGTTTGTtg GCTGTAGCGCACTGACGGTGACGCAGGCTCCGGCAGACACAGCTGTTCTTATTGGCCGCAATGCTACCATCGCCTGCATCGTCACCAACAAGGCGTCTTCCGAGAGCGTCCAATGGAAGTTC AGATCCAACGGAAGCTCGACCTTCAACCCCGTGACCTTTGACTCCAACATTCTGGGTTCGGCCACAAAGTACGCCATCCAGACCGTGTACAACCTAACCATCATCACCGCCGCAACCAGCGACGAGGGCGTCTACAGATGCACCGCTGGAACCACGGACTATGACGCCAAGCTTACCGTTGTCG ATCTGCCGTCGAGCGTGTCTCTGACGATGAACGGCGCCGCAAACGCTGGAACGACCGTGAACCTCACGTGCACCGCCAATAATGGCCGCCCGACGCCCAACCTTCGATGGCTTATCAATAACGTCGAGCGAACCAGCTCTGCAATCCTGCAAACGGGTTCCGTTTCTGCTACAGGTTATATCTTTTAA